From Piliocolobus tephrosceles isolate RC106 unplaced genomic scaffold, ASM277652v3 unscaffolded_31617, whole genome shotgun sequence:
ctgggcgacagagcaagactctgtctcaaaatcatgACAATAAtaatgttaagtgaggacttactgtactcAAATGTTCAggtttcagtattttttaaaaaatcactcatactgatcagcctgggcaacatggtgaaaccccatctctactaaaagtacaaaaattagccgggcgtggtggctcacacctgtaatcccagctagtcgggaggctaaggcaggggaatcacttgagcccgggaggcggaggttgcggtgagctgagatcacgccactgcactccagcctggctacagagtaagactctgtctcaaaaaaaacaaaaaaaacaaaaaaaacaaaaaaagagttaagtgaggacttactgtactcAAATGTTCaggtttcaatattttttttaaaaaatcactcataccgaccagcctgggcaacatggtgaaactccgtctctactaaaaatataaaaattagcctggcatggtggcaggtgcctgtaatcccagctacttgggaggctgaggcaggagaatcgcttgaaccaggaggcaaaggttgcagtgagccgagatcatgctactgcagtccagtctgggagacagagcaagactccgcgtccgaaaaaaaaaaaaaatactcataccaagaaccaggaagatctcaaactgaatgaaaaaagagAGTCCACAGATGCCATCACCAAGACGACAGGGATGTTAAAATTGACTGACAGAGACTGTAAGACAGTTATCACAAAAATGCTTCAATGAGGCTGGGTGCGccagctcatgcctctaatcctagcactgtgggaggccgagatgggtggatcacgtgagttcaggagtttgagaccagcctgggcaacatggtgaaattctgtctctattagctgggcgtggtggcgaacacctgtaatcccagctacttgggaggctgaggcagaagaattacttcaacccaggaggcggaggttgcagtgagccaagatcatgtcactgcactccagcctgggcaacagagcgagaccctcgcTCAGAACAACAAACTATTTTCCCACAGTTACACAGTAGGTTATCACCCATTTTTCTTAACATATACAATGTTACGAAATTTGTAAAAACTCCTTAGCATTAGTATTTGATTCTGTTTAATCATTTGTATTCCCACAAGTACAAATTAAAAGTATCATggaacaggccaggcgcagtggctcatgcctgtaatcccagcactttgggagaccaacgcaggcggatcacaaggtcaagagatcgagaccatccttgctaacacggtgaaaccccgtctctaccaaaaatacaaaaatcagcttagTATGGTcatgcaagcctgtagtcccagctactcgggaggctgaggcaggagaattgcttgaacccgggaggcggaggttgcagtaagccaagatcgcgccactgcactccagcctggcgaaagagcaagactctgtcttaaaatatatatatatcatggaacAAAAACAACCAATAGTATGAGAACATTGTATAAATAAGATGTTGTCACTATTTTCCCAAGTAATAACCtttgaaaattccattttcaataaactataattgttttaaatgacaTTCATCCTCCCcaattccttctctttttttttctttttttttttgagacagagttttgctcttgttgcttagactggagtgcagtggcacgatttcagctcattgcaacctctgcctcccgggttcaagcaattctcctgcctcagcctcccaagtagctgggattacaggctcccgccaccacacctggctaattttttttgtatttttagtagaaatggggtttcacagtgttggccaggctggtctcaaactcctgacctcaggtgatccacccgcctcagccttccaaagtccttCCTTTGTAAAAAGATTTCAGTTAGCTTTATTGCTATTCTAGGATCAGGCAACACTTCGGTCCGTCAAAAAGAGTAAGGTGttcctccattttccttttttgtttattgggggatttttttgggacagggcctccctctgtcaaccaggctggaatacagtgggatgatcacagcttactacagcctcccaagtagttgggactacaggtgtgcactaccatgcccggctatgtttttttttttcattttttgtagagagggggatctcactgtgttacccaggctggtcttgaattcctaagctcaggtcatcctcctgcttcggtctcccgaagtgctggaattacaggcatgcagcactgCGCTCGGCCCCATCTTCCTTTAAATGGCcggagctggccgggcgcggtggctcaagcctgtaatcccagcactttgggaggccgagacgggtggatcacgaggtcaggagatcgagaccatcctggctaacacggtgaaaccccgtctctactaaaaaatacaaaaaaataaaaaaaataaaaaaataaatggccaGAGCTGCGTGGATAAAGATATTGCAGGccagtcaggtgcggtggctcacgcctgcaatcctggcacttagggaggccgaggcaggtggatcacctgaggtcaggagttcNNNNNNNNNNATCGGCCTCTGGCTTCAGTCTTGCTACTTCCTCCACTTGGAAAGTTCTCACTCAAGAGGGCTccagcctactttttttttgagacaaggtcttactctgtcacccaggctggagtacagttgtgtgatcttggctcgttgcaaccttgacctcccgagctcaagtgatcctcccacctcagcctcctgagtagctgcagactgcaggcacccaccaccatgcctggctaatcttttaatTTCCCCACCTTTTACATGGCAGCTGAGATGCCACCTGCCCAGATGCCATTCCCTGACCACCATCTCACCTGGTCACCATGTTTTTCTGTAGTCATTTCCTGTCCCAAAACGctgttttaggccaggcatggtggctcacacctgtaatcccagcactttgggaggcctaggtgggcggatcatgaggtcaggagatcgagaccagcctgaccaacatggtgaaacccagtctctgttaaaaatataaaaattagccagtggtggcacatgcctgaagtcccagctacttgggaggctgaggcaggcgaatcgcttgaacctgggaggcagaggttgcagtgagctaagatcacaccaccgtactccagcctggtagcagagcaagactctgtctcaaaaacaaacaaaagcgcTGTTTGAATCTCTTGGCTGTGCTCACTGGCATCTAAAGCGTGTCGTTTATTTGTGGTGATGTCTGTTTCTCCCCACTGTCCGCTCCACCGGGGCAGGGGCTGCAGCCGCCTTGTTACCCCTGTGGCCCCAGCACCTGGAGCAGGGCAGGCCCCACAGCAGGGGCTCAAGGAGCATCTGCTGAAACAATAAACGAATGGCATCCTGGCCTTTCCCAATGGCCAGCTGATAGAGTCACTTTTCTTGGACATCAGGCTAATCCCCACTGCAGGCGTAGCCCCTGCTACCACCTTCCACCACCAACCAGAGCAGCGGCAGTGGTGCCACATGCAATGACAACCACAGCACCCCGTGAAGCACCTGCTGCCTCGATGACTCTGCAGAACCTTGTCTAATGTCGCCAAGTCCTGACAGCAGCAAACCTCTATCTACCAGTGTTGTTAGGACCCATAAGGTCCATAGACGAACAAGGTGCCTCAACCACTAACTGCGCTGGAGTCAACGAAAGCTCAGATAGaatactggccgggcacggtggctcatgcctgtaattccagcactttgggaggctgaggcaaggggcaAAAGGAGACCATGTTTCTACAGACaatttaaacattagctgggcatggtggtacgtgcctgtagtcacaactactcggaagacagaggcaggaggatcacttcagcctgggaggtcaaggctacagtgagctgtgattgcaccactgcactccagcctgggagacagagggagagcccgtccaaaaaaaaaaaaaagaaaatactgttttgttttgtttttttctttgagacggagtctcactctgctgcccaggctggagtgcagtggtgtgaactcggctcactgcaagctccgcctcctgggtttacgccattctcctgcctcagcctcccgagtagctgggactacaggtgcccgccaccacgcccggctaatttttttgtactttttggtagagatggcgtttcaccgtgttagccaggatggtctcgatctcctgaacttgtgatcctcctgcctcagcctcccaaagtgctgggattagaggcttgagccactgtacctggctaggGATACTGTTTAACAGAGGTAACAAAAGAGCAATAATTATGAGTTCAAGGTCCCAGAGAACACAGACTACATAGATGCTCAGCTATGCTGTTCCACGTAGCTCTGTGTAAAATGACCCCTGGCCATCACAAAGGCGTTTAACAGCCTTGACCAACATGAGCTGGGCTGAGACCTTCCTCAGACCGCAAGCTTGAGCAGCTGCTGACAGCCGGGCTTTCTTTCCTTACCGACTTCCGACAGGCTCTGGAGGCAAACATCTGCTTGACTCGGGACAGCCGGCACATGACTCCAGGGCTGTCGCTTAGCATAAAGATCAGTTCATCGATGTCCTGGGGTCCGAAGGTCCAGTTTTTACTAGTTGGCAAGGAAATCAATTTAGCCCTTTCAGTGACTGGAGCTAAAAGAATACAATTTTGAGAAAAACCCATGACTTGAGAAACATGTTTCACTTGAAAGCTACTTAGAGTGAAtatctgaggccgggcgcagtggctcatgcctgtaatcccagcactttgggaggccgaggcgggcgaatcattagttcaggagatcgagaccatcctggctaacatggtgaaaccccgtctctagtaaaaaatagaaaaaattagccaggcctgtagtcccagctactcaggaggttgaggcaggagaatggtgtgaacccgggaggtggagcttgcagtgagccgagatcaacattctatctcaaaaaaaaaaaaaaaaaaaaggatgaacgTCTGAAAGAGAGAAGACAGTCACAAAATGCTTTTTGGGGGAggctttttcatcttttataaaataaaaaaactggtCTGTATGACCTGAAAGATTATTCCCAGCTCTAAAAAGACAAGAATCtatagttctaattttttttttttttttttttttttagNNNNNNNNNNNNNNNNNNNNNNNNNNNNNNNNNNNNNNNNNNNNNNNNNNNNNNNNNNNNNNNNNNNNNNNNNNNNNNNNNNNNNNNNNNNNNNNNNNNNaagctccgcctcccgggttcacgccattctcctgcctcagcctcctgtgtagctgggactacaggcgcccgccacctcgcccggctagtttttttgtattttttagtagagacggggtttcaccatgttagccaggatagtctcgatctcctgcccttgtgatccacccgtctcggcctcccaaagtgctgggattacaggcttgagccaccgcgcccggcctttttttttttttttgagacagagtttcactcttgtcacccagactggagtgcagtgacacgatcttggctcactgcaacccttgtctgttgggttcaagcaattctcccacctcagcctcctgagtagctgggatgacatgcacccgcaaccacacctggctaatttttctattttcagtagagatggcgtttcaccatgctggccaggctggtctcgaactcctgacctcaggcgatctgcccgccttggcctcccagagtgctgggattacaggcttgagtcaccacacccagccgctATGGTTCTAATTAATAACTTACCATTTTCATCAATAACAAAATCAAAGccattctttctaaatatttccaGATTTTCTATCAGAATAGCTTCATTAACAGCAGTTAAGTTGAGAGTCTGAggtctgaaaaacacaaaaatgattcAAACTGTATCCTGAAGCCAAACATTTAGGTTTACagcagaaatgaaatgaaaacaatactGTATTTTGAATTCATGTCAAAATAACAACATGAATAACAACACTATTCAGCTAAGTGTCATAAAACTTCCTGAGacgtttcttttaattttctctttcttaaagtTCTTTTTAGAAGCTAAAGTAgctacaggccaggtgcagtggctcacgcctgtaatctcagcactttaggaggccaaggcaggcagatctcttgaggccaggagtttgagaccacactggtcaacatggtgaaaccctctctctactaaaaatataaaaattaggccaggcatggtggcacgtgcctgtagtcccagctacttgggaggcttaggcaggagattcgttggaacccaggaggcagaggttgcagtgagccaagatcacgccactgcactccagcctcggacACACGACAAgactatctccaaaaaataaaaaaaaaaataaaaaacccacaaaaacaaaaatgagctggaagtggtggctcatgcctgtaatcccagctacttgggaggctgaggcactagaattgcttgaacctgggaggcggaggttgcagtgagctgagatcgcaccactgcactccagcctgggcaacagggcaagactctgtctcaaaaaaaaaaaagaaaagaaaagttaaagtaGCTATAAAAGTAGTTTACCTTTTCCTCAGTCTGCCACCCCAATGACTCCAACTTTTTCTGAATCCTTTCCTTAAGGATAACAATATCACAAAAATGCTATTTTTCCTCCTTCTAATAGAGAATTTGAAACACTGGGTTAGGTCATTGCCAGCATTTGTAAACAGAATGAACAGACAGAATTTATTTTGCTATCCTGTTCCATCCTCTGCCTGTATTATATCTCCATCCTTCTTCCGGATTTagtgagtgctttttttttttttttttttttaactttttgttattgtttcaaagataaagacagggtctcactatgttgcctaggctggtctcaaactcctgggctcaagcgatcctctcacctcggcctctgaaagtgctgggattacaagtgtgagccactgcatccggtcCTGAGTGCTGGATAAGACAAACACTGCTAAAGGCAGGAGAGAGCCGGTGAGCAAACACAGGCGTGGTCCTGGAGCTAACAGATTACTGGGGAAGAAAGACGTTGAGCAGATACTCATGCAAGTCAATTATGATGACAAATGACAGGAAGGTCAGGAAGAAAAAGCACCCAGTGTCATAAGTGAGACTTCACCCGGGGTCAGGAAGTGACCTTTGAGCTGAGTCTGGGGAGAAGAGAGAGTTAATCAGGTAATGGGGGAGAAGTGGGTGCAGGGGGCAGGACAAGTACTCTAGGCAGAGACAACGATGTGTGCCAAGCCCCGGGATTGACTGCTGATGTTTGCAGAGGCACACATAAAGATCTCCTTCATTCTGCTTAGTGGCCACACAGGGATTCATCAGGCCTgccaagggaaaaagaaagatggcCAGCGAGGCTCCAGTACAGGGAACAAGAGGAAGAGGAACGGGAAAAGCTACAGAGGTCAATGGGGCCACAACGGGGCCACCCTACGCAGGCGCTGGCAGGGCAGGGTGGAACTGGGCCTTTATCCTTTAATCTTGAAGTGTGGTCCATCTGGGACCCAAAGTGGTCTGTGATTACCTGGGCCAACTTGAGATGTCACAGACGAGAGGTTATCTTTGCCGAATGGCTAAAAAATACAAGacctcagctgggcacggtggctcatgcctgtaatcccagcactttgggaggctgaggcgggtggatcacctgaggtcaggagttcgagaccagcctgatcaacatggcaaaacccccctctctactaaaaatacaaaaattagccaggtgtggcaggcgggcgcctgtagtcccagctgctcgggaggctgagacacaagaatcacttgaaccgggaggcagaggttgcagtgagccgagatcacaccactgcactccagcctgggcaaaggagcgaaactctgtctccaaaaagaaaaaaaagaaaagaaaaacctccaTTAAGAGGAACAGGGAAGGGATACCTCAGGATTATAAAGTA
This genomic window contains:
- the LOC113222517 gene encoding mismatch repair endonuclease PMS2-like; translated protein: MFAEMEIIGQFNLGFIITKLNEDIFIVDQHATDEKYNFEMLQQHTVLQGQRLIAPQTLNLTAVNEAILIENLEIFRKNGFDFVIDENAPVTERAKLISLPTSKNWTFGPQDIDELIFMLSDSPGVMCRLSRVKQMFASRACRKSVRKESPAVSSCSSLRSEEGLSPAHVGQGC